The genomic DNA TGCATGACGGCAGCCGGGTCCAGCAGCACGTGGTCGGCCACTTTGAGTTCCGATTTGCGCAGCAGGTGGCGCGATTGGGCGATATGTTGCAACAGATTCACGGGCTGGACTCGGTTATGATCGGCTGGCCGGGATGTAGCTTTTTTGTAGTTATACTACATGGACGCCAACCCGCCCAGTTAAACGAACGTGGAGAGTGGTGGTTTGACTATTCCTTGCGACATTCTGGTGTTCGGCGGCACTGGCGATCTGGCCCTGCACAAACTGCTGCCGGCGCTCTATCACCTGTATCGCGAGGCACGTTTGAACATTGCCGTGCGCATCATTGCCCTGGCCCGACGCAACCTGTCGCGCAACGAGTATCTGAAGCTCGCCGAACGCCATTGCCGAGCGCAGATCGCCCGGAGTGACTTCGACGAAGAGGTGTGGCAACGCTTTAGTGCGCGCCTGGACTACTTTCCCATGGACGCCGCGCAAAGTGCCGATTTCGGGCGCCTGGCGCGCTACCTCGGCGAGCCTGGCGGGCTGACCCGCATCTATTACCTGGCCACCGCGCCCAATCTGTTCGTGCCGATTGCCAACCACCTGCGGGTGGCGGGGCTGGCCGACCAAGAGGCGCGCATCGTGCTGGAGAAGCCGATCGGCCATTCGCTGGAGTCGGCCACCGCCATCAACGAAGCGATCGGCACGGTGTTCGAGGAATCGCAGGTGTTTCGCATAGATCACTACCTTGGCAAGGAGACCGTGCAGAATCTCATGGCCCTGCGCTTCGCCAACGCGTTGCTGGAGCCGGTGTGGCGCAACGGGCAGGTCGATCATGTGCAGATCAGCGTCTGTGAAACCCTCGGTGTAGAGAACAGAGGGGCCTACTATGACCGGTCCGGGGCCACACGCGACATGCTGCAGAACCACCTGCTGCAGTTGCTGTGCCTGGTAGCCATGGAGCCGCCCGCGCAGTTCGAGGCCGAGGCGGTACGCGACGAGAAGGTCAAGATTCTGCGCGCCCTCAAGCCAATTACCGGCCAGGACGTTCAGGACAAGACCGTGCGCGGTCAGTACGGTGCCGGGCACATCGGCGGCCAGGAAGTGCCTGCCTACTACTTCGAAAAGGACGTGGACAATGACAGCGACACCGAAACATTCGTCGCCGTCCACGCCCACATCGACAATTGGCGCTGGGCTGGCGTGCCTTTCTATCTGCGCACCGGCAAACGCATGGCACGACGCTCGTCGCAGATCGTCATCCAGTTCAAGCCCGTCCCCCACGAGCTGTTCAACGGTGGCCAGGTCAACCAGCTATTGATCCGGCTACAGCCCGATGAGCGCATCAGCTTGCGCATGATGACCAAAAGCCCCGGCAAGGGCATGCGCCTGGAGCCGGTGGACCTGGACCTCAACCTGGCGCAGGTGTTCGGCCAGACGCGTCGCTGGGAGGCCTATGAACGTCTGCTGCTGGACGTACTGGAGGGTGATTCGACGCTGTTCATGCGCCGTGACGAGGTGGAAGCCGCCTGGGCCTGGATCGACCCGATCATCAAAGGCTGGGAAGAGCATTTCCAGGCCCCTCGTCACTATGCAGCCGGCAGCAGTGGCCCCGAGCAGGCCAACAGCCTGCTGGCCCGGCATGGAAGTCACTGGCACAGCTGAAATACTGCCCGATCCCATTGACTCCTGGCAGGAGAGAGAGTGGCGCTGCGCCTTGTGGTGCAGTTCTCAATTGCCAAGGAATACATCATGAACGAAATCGAAAACCTGTATGCATACAACGAGAAAGTGCCCGGCGAGCCGGTCTACTTCGAAGTTCAGGGGTCAGTGCAAGTTGCTCACCCGGGGATCGAACCCGTACTGGTTGAACCCCAGAAGCGACACAGGGGGGGATGGGAAGTCCTCGAACTGAAACTCGTCGACAACGGCTGTCCGGCGCTTTCAGTCATCACCGAGAAGCGCGTTTCTTACCGGCGTGAGGGCGGGACTATGTGGAAAGCTCTGGAAATCGTGCAGGCTGACGGTTCGCAAATAGTTCAAATCGGGGAAAGGACAGCCATCGACTGAGCTTGTGATGCCAGGGTACCGCCGTGCGGTAGCCTGGCATTCGGAATACAGGGAGCGCCCTGAGTAATCACGGGCAGGTGAATATTTATACAGTAGACGTTTGCCCCATGACCGGCCTACCCCTAGAATGGCCGCATGCACACAGATGACCTCTCACTCCTGCTGAATTCCTTGAACGATGCCCAACGCCAGGCCGTCGCGGCCACGCTCGGGCGTCAGCTGGTGCTTGCTGGCGCCGGTTCCGGTAAAACCCGCGTGCTGGTGCATCGCATCGCCTGGCTGATCCAGGTCGAGCAGGCCTCACCGCACTCGATCCTGTCGGTGACCTTCACCAACAAGGCTGCCGCCGAAATGCGCCAGCGTATCGAGCAATTGCTGGGCATCAACCCGGCCGGCATGTGGGTGGGGACCTTCCACGGTCTGGCGCATCGGTTGTTGCGCGCCCACTGGCAGGAAGCGCGCCTGGTACAGAATTTCCAGATCCTCGACAGTGATGACCAGCAGCGCCTGGTCAAGCGGGTGATCCGTGAGCTTGGTCTCGACGAGCAGCGCTGGCCCGCGCGCCAGGCACAGTGGTTCATCAACGGGCAGAAGGACGAAGGCCTGCGCCCGCAGCATATCCAGGCCAGCGGCGACCTGTTCCTGGGGACCATGCGTAGCATCTATGAAGCCTACGAACAGGCCTGCGAACGCGCGGGAGTGATCGACTTCTCCGAACTCCTGCTGCGTGCCTTGGACCTGTGGCGCGACCACCCGGGCCTGCTCGAACACTACCAGCGGCGCTTCCGCCACCTGCTGGTGGACGAGTTCCAGGACACCAACGCCGTACAGTACGCCTGGCTGCGCCTGCTGGCTGGCAAGGGCGGCGGAAGCCTGATGGCCGTAGGCGACGACGACCAGTCGATTTACGGCTGGCGCGGCGCCAAGATTGAAAATATTCACCAGTACACGGCTGACTTCCCTGACGCCGAGATGATCCGCCTGGAGCAGAACTACCGCTCCACCGGCGGCATCCTCAAAGCCGCCAACGCGCTGATCGCAAACAACAGCGGGCGCTTGGGCAAAGAGCTTTGGACCGATCTGGGCGAGGGCGAGCCTTTGACCCTTTATGCGGCTTACAACGAGCATGACGAAGCGCGCTACGTGGTCGAGACCATTGAAAGCCTGATCAAGCAAGGCAATTCGCGCAGCGACATCGCCATCCTGTATCGCTCCAACGCCCAGTCGCGGGTGCTGGAAGAAGCCCTGCTGCGCGAGCGCATCCCCTACCGCATCTATGGTGGCCAGCGCTTCTTCGAACGCGCCGAGATCAAGAACGCCATGGCTTACCTGCGCTTGATAGAAGGCCGTGGCAACGACGCCGCCCTCGAACGGGTCATCAATGTGCCACCGCGTGGCATTGGCGAGAAAACTGTCGAGGCCATTCGTGAACATGCCCGCCACAGTCAACTGTCGATGTGGGGGGCCATGTGCCAACTGCTCGCCGCCAAGGCACTCAAAGGCCGGGCAGCCAGTGCGCTGGGCGCTTTCATCGAGCTGATCGAGAGCCTGGCTGGCAAAGTCGCGGACATGCCCCTGCATACCATGACGCAGACAGTCGTCGAGCAGTCCGGACTGATCATCTATCACCAGGAAGAAAAGGGTGAAAAGGGTCAGGCACGGGTAGAAAACCTTGAGGAACTGGTCAGCGCAGCACGAAACTTCGAAACCACTGACGATGACGCCGACCTTTCGCCGCTGTCGGCCTTCCTCGGTCATGCTTCGCTTGAAGCCGGCGAGGCCCAGGCTGACGAGCACGAAGACAGCATTCAGCTGATGACGTTGCATAGCGCCAAGGGCCTGGAATTCCCCTACGTCTTCCTGGTGGGCATGGAAGAAGGCCTGTTCCCGCACAAGATGAGCCTGGAAGAGCCAGGCCGCCTGGAAGAAGAGCGCCGACTGGCGTACGTGGGCATTACCCGTGCCATGCGCCAGCTATTCATGACCTATGCCGAAACGCGTCGCCTGTATGGCAGTGAAACCTACAATAAGGTGTCACGATTCGTACGGGAAATTCCGCCAGGCCTGGTTCAGGAAGTGCGTCTTTCGAACAGCGTCAGCCGCCCGTTCGGCGGCGCCAAGAGCACCAGCGCCAGCAGCCTGTTCGCCAATGCCAACATTCCCCAGACCGCTTTCAATCTGGGCCAGCGGGTACAGCATTCGGTATTCGGTGAAGGTGTGATCCTCAACTTCGAGGGTTCCGGCGCACAGGCGCGCGTGCAGGTGAACTTTGCCGAAGGCAGCAAGTGGCTGATGCTGGGCTATGCCAAGCTCGAAGCTATCTGAAGCCTGCAGGGCACGTTGAAATATTCAGGCAAAAGCTGGAAACATTATGTCGCTGGTCATGTGCACAGGAACCTGTGCAACATGACGCGCGTGCAATCCACAACAGGGGAAATCCCATTTATGCAACGTTTTCTTAGCATCGCACTGGCGCTTTGCGTCGGCCTGACGCTGAGCCTGGACGCCAACGCCAAGCGCTTCGGCGGCGGCAAGAGTTCGGGCTCCGCGCCTATCCACCAGACCCGCCAGGCTACGCCAACCACGCCTGCCGCTGCACCGACCGCTCCTGGCCGTGCACCGGCCGCCGCCAGCGGTGCTTCGCGCTGGCTGGGCCCACTGGCCGGCCTCGCCGCCGGTGGCCTGCTGGCGTCCATGTTCATGGGTGACGGCTTCGAGGGCCTTCAGATCATGGACTTCCTGATCGTCGCCCTGATCGCGTTCCTGGTGTTCCGCTTCATCGCCGCACGGCGCCGCCAGCAGCAGCCGCAGATGGCCGCTCCGGGCCACGCACCGTTCCAGCGTGAAGCCCACGGCCAGCCTGCCCAGCCGTCGATCTTCGGTGGTTCGGCTGCACCTGCAGCGCCAGCCGCACCGGTCATCAACGCCCCGGCCTGGTTCAACGAGCAGAGCTTCCTGGCCGCAGCCCGTAGCCACTTCCAGTCGCTGCAGCAGCACTGGGATGCCAACGAGATGGACAAGATCGCCGAGTTCGTCACCCCGCAGATGCTTGAGTTCCTCAAGCGTGAGCGTGCAGACCTGGGTGATGGTTTCCAGGCCACCTACATCGATAACCTCGACGTGCAACTGGACGGTGTCGACGATCGCGCCGACCGTACCGACGCCACCCTGACCTTCCGTGGCGTGTCGAAGACCTCGCGCTTCGACCAGGGCGAACCTTTCAGCGAAAGCTGGCACATGGTTCGTGCCCCGGGCGAGAACCAGCCTTGGCTGGTCGCCGGTATCCGCCAAAACGGTTAACCGCCGCACGTTGCACAAAAAACCCCGGGCTAGCCCCGGGGTTTTTGCTTTTGCCACACCGCCCTACTAGGGTATAACGCGCAGCGATGTCATCAAGGTTGGAGGAAAAGAACCGTGGAAGAAGTGATCGAACAACTCCGTGAAGCCAATGAGCCGGTACCGGTGCCCCTGGAGCTTCCCGATGAGGACCAACTGGTCGAGATCGAGGAACAACTGTTCATCAACATTCCGTTCGTGTTCAAAGAGTTCCTTTTGACCGTCAGCGACGTGGTGTACGGCTCGCTGGAGCCGGTGACCGTCACCGATCCGCAGTCACACACCTACCTGCCCGACGTGGCAGCCAATGCATGGGACGCGGGCGTACCGCGTGACCTGATCCCGCTGTGCCAGGACGGTGACAACTTCTACTGCGTCGAGGAAGACGGCACGGTAGTGCTGTGGGATGGCGACGAGGAAGGGGTTGGCGAAGACAGCTGGGAATCGGTCTGGCACTGGGCACGGGACGTCTGGCTGGAAAGCTGATCACTCGCACAGTCGCCAGGCTTTAAGCGCCTGGCGACATCGTTACCGCTCTTTTCCTCGCACGTTGACGGAATCTCCCGTAGAGCGCCCATCAGTGCGTATTTTCCCGGCTGTTTTCCAGCGTCTCCAGCAGGGCGATCTGCATCCGCGAATGCACACGGATGAACCAGCGCCACAACACCGCCACCACTATCGCGGCCACCACGGCGATGATCAGCAGCAATTCGTTGGTCGGCAGGATGCTTGCCGACAACGCCGACAGCAGCAGGAAGATGACCAGCAGTGACAGCAGCGGGATCACTTCGGCCACTACACGGCGAACGCGCTGGGTATGGCGCCCTGCCATTTCCGGTTTGACACCCATCTCCGCCAACAACATCGACAGCGCTTTAAGCTTGCGATAGGCAGCGATAAGGAAGGGCAGCGACAACAACAGCGCCGCGCCCCAGATTATCGCCTTTTGCTGGCTGACATCGCTCACCCACTCACTGAGCCAAGTACCGATGCGTGCGGCGAAATACCCGCCACTGAAGAAGATCGCGACCACCAGCGCCAGGTTGACACCTACCTGCAGCAGAATGCGCCGGATCATCGCGGCCAGCATCGCGCTTTCACCCTGCGGCTGGATACTGCGCAGCCACTCGCCATACAGCGACAGCACCCGCGACAGCCGGCTCGGCATCACCTTGCCCAGCTTCAGCGACAGCGGGTCCGCAGCACGGATGAGATAGGGCGTAAGCAACGTGGTGATGGCCGAAACAGCCACCGCAACCGGATAGAGGAAGTCACTGGTAACCTGTAGCGTCATGCCCAAGGCCGCAATGATGAAAGAGAATTCGCCAATCTGTGACAGCCCCATGCCCACGCGCAGCGAGGTACGGCCGTCGTTGCCGGCAATGAATGCACCCATGCCGCAAGAGAGCATCTTGCCCAGCACCACGGCTACGGTGATCACCATAATCGGCCAGGCGTAGTCGAGCAGCACGTTCGGGTCGATCATCAAGCCGATGGCGACGAAGAAAATGGCGCTGAACAAGTCACGCACCGGCTCTATCAGCCGTTCGATCTTCAGCAACTGGCGGGATTCGGCCATGATCGCACCGATCAGGAAGGCCCCCAGCACCATGCTGTACTCGAGTTTAACCACCAGCAGGCAGAAACCGAAGCACAGGCCCAGCACGGTGATCAGCAACATCTCGTTGCTCTCGAATTTCGCGACGTAGGCCAGCAATCGCGGCACCAGCAAAATGCCGATAACCAGCGCCACGATCATGAACAGCGACAGCTTGCCGACCGTGGAAAAGACCTCTCCGGAACTGACCGTACCACTGACTGCAATCCCTGACAGCAGGGCGATGATGCCGATGCCGAGAATATCCTCGACGATCAGTACGCCGAAGATCAGCTGGGCAAAGCGCTCGTTTTTCATCTTCAGGTCGTTGAGTGCCTTGACGATGATGGTGGTCGAGGAAATCGCCAGGATCGCACCGAGGAACAGCGAGTCCATGGTGCTCCAGCCAAACCAGCGGCCGATCTCGAAACCGATCCAGATCATCAGGACGATTTCCAGAAACGCTGCAATGAACGCCGTGGCCCCCACCTTGAACAGCTTGCGCAGGCTGAACTCAAGGCCCAGGCAGAACATCAGGAAGATCACGCCCAGCTCGGCGAGGGTCTTGATGGTGTCTTCATCATGAATCAGGCCGAAGGGCGGGGTGTGCGGGCCGATGATGAAACCGGCGACGATGTAGCCCAGCACTACTGGCTGCTTGAAGCGATGAAAGAGGATCGTCACTACCCCGGCGACCAGCATGATCACTGCCAGATCCTGGATAAAGCTGATGGCATGCATGGCGCGATACTCCTTTTCGTTGCCCGGGCAAACCGCTCCTCTGCCAAGGCAAACCCGAGCGAGCAGCAAGTACATACTGTATTGAATGCAGGAAGGCCCATGTTGCATGGGCGTACTCAGGGTAACATCGCACCCCGCCGCATAATGCCGACGCAATATGTAGAAACAGATCGGCCGGTCAACGGCCCCTGATGGCATGATCGGCGTGACGACGGAGCGTCTGTCAACGTCCCGTATCAGGAAGGCAAACTTCAAGAGGGGAAACAGAAAGTGTCAGCAGATACCCGCCCCGATTCAGCGCAACCTCACCGTGAGCACACTATGGAACCTGGAAACGCCCAGCTGAGCATGACCGTCCTGATGACCCCGGACATGGCCAACTTTTCTGGCAACGTACATGGCGGCACCTTGCTCAAGTATCTCGATGAAGTGGCCTATGCCTGCGCCAGCCGCTATGCCGGCAGCTATGTGGTAACCCTCTCGGTCGACCAGGTGATTTTCCGCGAGCCGGTGCACGTAGGCGAACTCGTGACGTTCCTGGCCTCGGTCAACTACACCGGCAATACCTCCATGGAGGTGGGCATCAAGGTGGTCACCGAGAACATTCGCGAACGCTCGGTGCGTCATTCCAACAGCTGTTTTTTCACCATGGTCGCGGTCGACGACAACCGCCGCCCGGTCCCTGTCCCTGCCCGTCAGCCGCAGTCCAGTGAAGAAAAGCGACGTTTCCTACAGGGCCAGCAACGCCGGCAGATCCGTCAGGAACTGGAAAAGCGTTACCAGGACTTGAAGACCGACGCCCTTTAAAACGCCAAGCGCTGCGCCTCGAAACGCACACGCGGGTAAGCGATGCGGTCCTGGGCCCGCACCAGCTGCAGTTCGTAGCTGGCGCAGGCCTGGGTTTCCAGCAACACCTCATGCACGGCTGCCGCGGTGTACTCGAAGGCTTGCACCCAGCTGTCGCCCAACAGCACCCGGGCCAGGAACAGCCCTGAGGTCAAGTCCCCTACCCCGACCGGCTGGCGAGGGAATGCCAGCAGCGGGCGGCGCAAGTGCCAGCTGTGGTCACGGGTGACCAGCAACATTTCGAACATGTCTTCGCAACGTCCTGGGTAGGCCAGATGCTTGACCAGCACAACCTGCGGGCCACGCTCGAGCAGGCCGCGAGCCATGCGCACGCAATCTTCCAGGCTTTGCGCGCGCCGGCCGCAAAAGCTGTCCAGCTCCAGCTGGTTGGGACACAGGATGTCAGCCTGGGCAACCGCGTCGTCCAGCAGGAACTCGCTCACCTCCTGGGGCACGATGCAGCCTTTCTCCGCATGCCCCATGACCGGGTCGCACAAGTACAGCGCCTTCGGGTTGACGGCCTTGATCCGCTCAACACCTGCCAATATCGCCCGCCCCTGCTCGGCGCTACCCAGATAGCCCGAGAGCACGGCATCGCAATGGCCCAGTTCGCCAATGTTGGAAATGCCTTCCACCAACGCAGGAATTTGCGCTGGAGCAAGCACTTCGCCCGCCCACTGGCCATACTGAGTGTGGTTGGAGAACTGCACGGTATTGAGCGGCCAGACATTGACCCCGATACGCTGCATTGGGAACACCGCAGCGCTGTTACCGGCGTGGCCGAACACCACGTGGGACTGAATGGCGAGCAGGTGCGGGGTACGTTTCATGCGGGCGTTTTCCAAAGCTGTTTCAAGGACTGTGCGTCGCGCAGTATGAACTCGATTGCCACCTGTACGACAGACCAGGGACGCAGTTAAGCTGGATCGACCTGTTTGGAGCATACGCAAATGTTGACCCTGGAGAATCTCTTCGTCCTGATGCTGGTGGCCACGGCAGGCGCTTGGTTATGGCACAACCACGGGCTGCGCGAGAAGGCCCTGGAACGGGTCAAACAGCATTGTGCCAAGCTGGATCTGGAGCTGCTCGACGATGCCGTCGCGCTCAAGCGCATCGCATTCCTGCGCGATGCCAATGGCAGAAAGCGCCTGGCCCGTGTGTATGCCTTCGAGTTCACTGTCACCGGCGAACAACGCCACCCGGGCACGGTGACTCAGTTTGGCGCTCATAGCGTGCAGATTGAGCTGGCGCCCTACCCGTTCGAGATCAATACGCCGCCACGGGCCGACAACGTGATCGAGATGAAACAATGGCGCCAGGAACACAATCGCTGGCACAACTGATTACATCACCCGGCAGGCTTCCAGCGCAGCCTGCAGCGCTCGCAGGGTTTGGGGCTGGTCGAAAATCAGCTCAATCCGGGTGTCTTTGCGCCAGTCACTCGGCTGCCAAACCGGCAAGTTGCCGTCAAGGCCGTTGAAAGACTGCCAACCCTGCGGGCTGTGGATAACCCCCTTTGCCCGACGCCATGAGTGAGAGTCAAGTAAGCCACGCAAGGCCTGTGGATCGAATTGCTGACTTGGGTGCCAGCGCCAGCCGACACTCCAGCCACCTTCGCCTTGCTGTGCATGGCAGATTGGCTGTCGAGGATCTATCCACAGGGCGCCTTTAGCCGGCTGGGGATTACCCACAACGGCTTTATCCACAGAACCATCGCCCGCTGAACCTGTGGATGAATGAGGGAGGCTGGAAATTGCTAACAGCCCTTGGTCTGTCCAAACGCCCTGTTTCGCTGTAATTTCCTTGTTTATCAACAACCTACTATTTTCATTCACATCCGCGCTTTTATTGAAAACGACCAGTCCGGCAGCTTCCAGAGCCTGTTGTTGAGCATCGGGCAACGGCTCACCTCGCGCCAGCGCTTGAGCATCCACAACCATCACCATCGGCTGCAGCATCAGAACCCCCGCCCAAGGAGCCTGGTTCAGTTGAGTCAGTAACTGCAAGGGGTGACCAAGACCCGAGGGTTCGATGAACAACCGGTCGGGCCGCGCCTTGCGCAATAGGCGCCCCAGCCCGACCTGGAACGGTGTGCCATTGACGCAGCACAGGCAACCACCCGCCACTTCAGCAATGGCAACACCATCTTCATCACGGCTGAGCAGGGCCGCATCCAGGCCGATCTGGCCAAACTCGTTGACCAGTACGGCCCAACGCTCGCCGGCCGGGCGCTGAGCCATCAGCTGCCGGATGAGGCTGGTTTTACCTGCACCCAAGGGGCCAGCGATCACGTGGGTAGGAATGTTCTGCAGCATGCGCTTACTTCAGGGCGGAGTTCACCCCACTATGCCCCGTCACGCCAACCAGTCAAGGCTGAGTAACAGGCGAGGGTCATGGCCAACGGGCGAGCGATGGATCAGGCCTGCCCCTTCGTTGCCTAACCATTTTTCGCCCTTCAGCAGCGCAACATCACCCGCTTGCAGTCGTTGGATGTTATCCACAGGTGCCGGTGCGAACTGCAATCCGGCTCGTTCAATGGCACCTTCGCGCAGCCATTCGCTGCCGCAGCCCACATAAGTCGTGAGCAGGCGCACAGGCACGTTATCCACATGGAAGCGCGGGCACATGGCGTTGTGCAGCACCCGCACGCGCAGACCGACCCGACGCGCACCCAGCAGGCACGTATAAGCTGAAACCAGCCAGCACACATCTGCGACGAAACCCTCATAGCCCTGCAGATCGGCCGCTTCCCCCAAAAAGCCCGGCAGTAACGGCGGCTCATGCTCATCCACATCGAGCACCCGCTGGTCCGCCAACGGTTGGCCGAGGCTGACCACCAATCCCGCGAAGTCTTCAACCTGGGCAGGCAAACGTCGCTGCCAGACTGCCATGTTCACGCCCTCTTGAAATATGTCGGTGAGTACCCGAGGGGATTCGCCGTGGACTTGGCGGATATCCACATGCTGAGCCGCTGGCGTCATGCAGCCTCCTCGGTGTGCCAGGGCCCGAAGGGATCCGGTAAGCGCAGCCAGCCCGCATGCCCCATTTCCATTTCGTCATCGGTCAACAAGCAGGCATCCAGGTCTGTGGATAACTGGGCGAAGTCGATGTTCTGCCCAATGAACACCAGCTCCTGACGGCAGTCACCACTCTCAGCCACCCAGTGTTTAAGAATTTCTGCAGCGCTCTGTTCGTCCTGCGGCCAGTGCTCCTTTGGCACAAAACGCCACCAGCGGCCGGCCAGTCCATAGCGCATCATGCCGCCAGCCTGCGACCAGCTACCGGCCTCCTGAAACTTGCTGGCCAGCCAGAAGAAGCCTTTGGAGCGCAGTAACCGGCCATTGCTCCATTGCTTGTGGATAAAATCAAAGAAGCGTTGCGGGTGCAGCGGCCTGCGAGCTTGCCAGGTAGTAGCGGCAATGCCGTATTCCTCGGTTTCGGGCACATGCTCCCCGCGAAGTTCCTGAAGCCATCCAGGTGCCTGTGCAGCCTGCTCAAAATCGAAAAGGCCGGTATCGAGGATCTGTGCAAGTGGCACCTGGCCCATCACCATCGGCAAAATCTGCGCTCGGGCATTGAGGCTGCGCAAAATGGCGATGAGCTCCTCGCGCTCATGCTGGCTGATCAGGTCGATCTTGCTCAGCAGCAGCACATCAGCAAACTCCACCTGTTCGATCAGCAGGTCGCTGATGGATCGCTCATCGTCGTCCCCCAAGGTTTCGCCACGGCTCGCCAAGCTGTCCGCCGCCTGATAATCGCGCAGGAAGTTAAGGCCATCGACCACCGTCACCATGGTGTCCAGCCGTGCCATGTCGCTTAGGCTACGACCCTGCTCATCGCGGAAAGTGAACGTCTCAGCTACAGGCAACGGCTCGGAGATCCCGGTCGACTCGATCAGCAGATAATCGAACCGGCCTTCCTCAGCCAGCCGTGCGACTTCCTCCAGGAGGTCCTCACGCAGGGTGCAGCAGATGCAGCCGTTGCTCATCTCAACCAGCTTTTCTTCAGCCCGATTCAGGCTGACATTACGCTGGACCTCACTGGCATCAATGTTGATTTCGCTCATGTCATTGACGATGACTGCGACACGCAGGTTGTCGCGATTACGCAGGACGTGGTTGAGCAAGGTGCTTTTACCGGCACCCAGGAAGCCGGAAAGCACAGTAACGGGAAGACGATTGGGCATGGCGAAACCTCTACAGGCGGACGCATTCGAAACGATGCATTGCACAATGTTATAAAGTAACAATACAATTTCGCCAAGCCGTACTCGTCGGATGAGTACCCGGAGATGGAAATGAACCTGTCACCTGCCACCCTGTTGCTGCTGCTCGCTGCGCCTACATCCTTGCTTGCGATGCCTCAGCAAAACACGCTGGCGGTATGCACACGCAGCGCGACGCTGTTGGCCTGCAAGGACGCCAATGGCAGTTACTACAGCGTGCGTACGGAGGGCAGCCACTTCTACCTGCGCGGCTTCGACAGTGCGTCGCGCCGCTTATGGGCGCAAACCAACAGCCGCTATGGAGCGCTGACATTCTTCACCGGCCTGGCCAGCGATGGTGAAGCCTGGGTTGGCTACAGCCGCCGAGTTGGCTGGACCTCTCTTAACCGCGTTTCCAGCTCCAACGGCCAACGGTTCAATCTGCATTGCAGCATGGTCGGTGGCTGCCGCTGACATTTCTTTTATCTGGTATTGCCAATGACTAGCCTGACGCTCCCCGATATCGCCGCACAGAAACATCAGCATGCTACGCCACTGGCCTGGGTGGGCATGTGCGGGATCGCCCTGCCCGTGCACTTCGACGGGCGTAGCGTGGCTGCTATGGCCGATGCAGGTGTAAGCCTGGAGGATGGCTCCTCGCGCGGTATCCATATGTCCCGGCTGTACCTGTCACTGGAACGTCTCGAACGTCAATCACTGACTCCATTGGCAATCCGCCAAATACTCGCAGATTTTCTGGCTAGCCATGAGGGCCTATCCCATGCAGCCTACCTGCGTTTGACCTTCGATCATTTGTTGAAAAGGCCGGCCTTGGTCAGCCCATTGGCAGGATGGAAAAGCTATTCGATCACCGTGGATGCCAAGATTGAAAATGGAATGTTCCACGTGGAACTATCGGTTCGCGTGCCTTATTCGTCGACCTGCCCATGCTCTGCGGCACTTGCACGGCAATTGATTCAGCAACAATTCCAGGCAGACTTTTCCGGGCAGGCAATAAACCGAGAGGCGGTCCTGGAGTGGTTGGGCAGTAGCCACGGCATTGTTGCTACTCCCCACAGCCAACGGAGCCTGGCTGAGGTTAACGTACGCTTGGGCGACAGGCTGGAGGTACTGCCGGTCAC from Pseudomonas putida includes the following:
- the zwf gene encoding glucose-6-phosphate dehydrogenase, which produces MTIPCDILVFGGTGDLALHKLLPALYHLYREARLNIAVRIIALARRNLSRNEYLKLAERHCRAQIARSDFDEEVWQRFSARLDYFPMDAAQSADFGRLARYLGEPGGLTRIYYLATAPNLFVPIANHLRVAGLADQEARIVLEKPIGHSLESATAINEAIGTVFEESQVFRIDHYLGKETVQNLMALRFANALLEPVWRNGQVDHVQISVCETLGVENRGAYYDRSGATRDMLQNHLLQLLCLVAMEPPAQFEAEAVRDEKVKILRALKPITGQDVQDKTVRGQYGAGHIGGQEVPAYYFEKDVDNDSDTETFVAVHAHIDNWRWAGVPFYLRTGKRMARRSSQIVIQFKPVPHELFNGGQVNQLLIRLQPDERISLRMMTKSPGKGMRLEPVDLDLNLAQVFGQTRRWEAYERLLLDVLEGDSTLFMRRDEVEAAWAWIDPIIKGWEEHFQAPRHYAAGSSGPEQANSLLARHGSHWHS
- the uvrD gene encoding DNA helicase II; its protein translation is MHTDDLSLLLNSLNDAQRQAVAATLGRQLVLAGAGSGKTRVLVHRIAWLIQVEQASPHSILSVTFTNKAAAEMRQRIEQLLGINPAGMWVGTFHGLAHRLLRAHWQEARLVQNFQILDSDDQQRLVKRVIRELGLDEQRWPARQAQWFINGQKDEGLRPQHIQASGDLFLGTMRSIYEAYEQACERAGVIDFSELLLRALDLWRDHPGLLEHYQRRFRHLLVDEFQDTNAVQYAWLRLLAGKGGGSLMAVGDDDQSIYGWRGAKIENIHQYTADFPDAEMIRLEQNYRSTGGILKAANALIANNSGRLGKELWTDLGEGEPLTLYAAYNEHDEARYVVETIESLIKQGNSRSDIAILYRSNAQSRVLEEALLRERIPYRIYGGQRFFERAEIKNAMAYLRLIEGRGNDAALERVINVPPRGIGEKTVEAIREHARHSQLSMWGAMCQLLAAKALKGRAASALGAFIELIESLAGKVADMPLHTMTQTVVEQSGLIIYHQEEKGEKGQARVENLEELVSAARNFETTDDDADLSPLSAFLGHASLEAGEAQADEHEDSIQLMTLHSAKGLEFPYVFLVGMEEGLFPHKMSLEEPGRLEEERRLAYVGITRAMRQLFMTYAETRRLYGSETYNKVSRFVREIPPGLVQEVRLSNSVSRPFGGAKSTSASSLFANANIPQTAFNLGQRVQHSVFGEGVILNFEGSGAQARVQVNFAEGSKWLMLGYAKLEAI
- a CDS encoding Tim44 domain-containing protein; amino-acid sequence: MQRFLSIALALCVGLTLSLDANAKRFGGGKSSGSAPIHQTRQATPTTPAAAPTAPGRAPAAASGASRWLGPLAGLAAGGLLASMFMGDGFEGLQIMDFLIVALIAFLVFRFIAARRRQQQPQMAAPGHAPFQREAHGQPAQPSIFGGSAAPAAPAAPVINAPAWFNEQSFLAAARSHFQSLQQHWDANEMDKIAEFVTPQMLEFLKRERADLGDGFQATYIDNLDVQLDGVDDRADRTDATLTFRGVSKTSRFDQGEPFSESWHMVRAPGENQPWLVAGIRQNG
- a CDS encoding SMI1/KNR4 family protein, which translates into the protein MEEVIEQLREANEPVPVPLELPDEDQLVEIEEQLFINIPFVFKEFLLTVSDVVYGSLEPVTVTDPQSHTYLPDVAANAWDAGVPRDLIPLCQDGDNFYCVEEDGTVVLWDGDEEGVGEDSWESVWHWARDVWLES